The following are encoded together in the Rhodopirellula bahusiensis genome:
- a CDS encoding ATP-grasp domain-containing protein, protein MSRASVLVLGGRDANVGASGSRSLGRVATLGWHLSELQAAAARRSVQLHFADYESLRSQVGRSDDSGSTAWCQMHDGTGGSERSLDDFDAVLTRTMPAGSLEQITFRLAVLHDLVGRQGKACRSTLVNPPSALEIAIDKFATLARARTLGVPAPATQVVQSRAAAMEAFDELGGDVVVKPIFGGEGRGVMRVRDAELAWTTFSTLTQMNAVCYVQQFVPPGGVDLRVLVIGEHAHAIRRSSESDFRTNVRGGGRSELVPMQSTWEQSARRVCEDFGLKFASVDWLETESGEMQLMEVNGIPGWKGAQRVVQESIADQILEVLVNER, encoded by the coding sequence ATGAGTCGAGCCAGTGTGTTGGTGCTCGGCGGACGCGATGCGAACGTTGGGGCGTCTGGATCCCGATCGCTTGGCCGCGTCGCCACGTTGGGTTGGCACTTGTCGGAGTTGCAAGCCGCAGCGGCACGCCGGTCGGTTCAGCTTCACTTCGCCGACTATGAATCTCTGCGAAGCCAAGTCGGACGCAGCGACGATTCGGGCTCGACCGCTTGGTGCCAAATGCACGATGGGACGGGGGGCAGCGAGCGGTCTCTCGATGACTTCGATGCCGTTTTGACTCGGACCATGCCAGCCGGTTCGTTGGAGCAGATCACGTTTCGATTGGCGGTGTTGCATGACCTGGTCGGGCGACAAGGCAAAGCGTGCCGGTCGACATTGGTCAATCCACCATCGGCGCTCGAGATCGCCATCGACAAATTCGCAACCTTGGCTCGCGCGAGGACGCTCGGTGTTCCTGCGCCAGCCACACAAGTGGTGCAGTCACGAGCGGCGGCGATGGAGGCGTTTGACGAGTTGGGTGGCGATGTTGTGGTCAAGCCAATCTTTGGTGGTGAAGGTCGAGGTGTGATGCGGGTTCGAGATGCGGAACTCGCTTGGACAACCTTCTCGACTCTCACTCAAATGAACGCGGTTTGCTATGTTCAACAATTCGTGCCGCCCGGCGGAGTCGATTTGCGAGTTCTCGTCATTGGTGAGCACGCTCATGCGATTCGGCGAAGCAGCGAGTCCGACTTTCGCACCAACGTTCGCGGCGGCGGGCGAAGCGAATTGGTGCCGATGCAATCGACGTGGGAGCAATCAGCTCGGCGAGTCTGCGAGGACTTCGGATTGAAATTCGCCTCGGTTGATTGGCTGGAAACGGAATCGGGCGAAATGCAATTGATGGAAGTCAACGGGATCCCCGGTTGGAAGGGAGCTCAGCGGGTCGTGCAAGAATCGATCGCAGATCAAATTCTCGAAGTGTTGGTGAACGAACGATGA
- the mch gene encoding methenyltetrahydromethanopterin cyclohydrolase, translating to MKSATPNDLSTTEFGPDLCRSASQCFETLWRDAPTLKCRALNIAGARVLDAGVNCSGSLAAGLALGRLCLGDLATVRYAPTSPQDLVGLVVTIQTDYPVLACLGGQYAGWPVSVGDYFAMASGPMRGLRGKEAMLEELKLSRQATKEDLAVGVLESDKLPGEDVIESMAEECGVDPGRLCLAIAPSTSIAGSAQVVSRSVETALHKLHALDFDVTRVMSAHGDAPLPPPAKLGDTIGGIGRTNDSMLYGARVTLWVDAEDDLIESVASKVPSDSSEDHGQPFAKIFKQYDYDFYKVDPMLFSPAMVTIHSLRSGKTWRHGQLNQDVLRESFGL from the coding sequence ATGAAATCCGCGACACCCAACGATCTTTCCACTACCGAATTTGGTCCTGATCTTTGCCGATCAGCGTCACAATGCTTTGAAACCTTGTGGCGCGACGCTCCAACGCTGAAGTGTCGCGCGTTAAACATTGCTGGCGCCCGTGTGCTGGACGCTGGCGTGAATTGCAGCGGGTCGTTGGCGGCTGGGCTCGCGTTGGGCAGGCTTTGTTTGGGTGATTTAGCGACTGTCCGGTACGCGCCGACATCACCGCAAGATTTGGTTGGTTTGGTCGTGACGATTCAAACCGATTATCCCGTGCTGGCGTGCTTGGGCGGCCAGTATGCAGGCTGGCCGGTGTCGGTCGGTGACTACTTCGCAATGGCCAGCGGGCCAATGCGTGGTCTTCGTGGCAAAGAAGCCATGTTGGAAGAACTGAAACTTTCGCGTCAGGCAACCAAGGAAGACTTGGCGGTCGGAGTCTTGGAATCCGACAAGCTGCCTGGCGAAGACGTCATTGAATCGATGGCGGAAGAGTGTGGCGTCGATCCTGGGCGGCTGTGTTTGGCAATCGCGCCGAGCACCAGCATCGCCGGTAGCGCCCAAGTCGTTTCGCGAAGTGTCGAAACGGCGCTGCACAAACTGCATGCTTTGGATTTCGATGTGACTCGCGTGATGTCCGCTCACGGCGACGCGCCGTTGCCTCCTCCCGCGAAACTGGGTGACACGATCGGCGGCATCGGGCGAACGAACGACTCGATGTTGTATGGAGCTCGCGTGACGCTTTGGGTCGACGCAGAAGACGACCTAATCGAGAGCGTCGCGTCGAAGGTGCCCAGTGACTCTTCGGAGGATCATGGCCAGCCATTTGCGAAAATTTTCAAGCAATATGACTACGACTTTTACAAGGTCGACCCGATGCTGTTCAGTCCCGCGATGGTGACGATCCACTCGTTGCGGTCCGGAAAGACTTGGCGTCATGGTCAGTTGAATCAAGATGTCCTGCGAGAATCGTTTGGGCTATGA
- a CDS encoding peroxiredoxin family protein has translation MISKTTLPALALAAVTSSFMCSGSAIAADTSFPAIQSEPEVGRLAKDFELEVAAGQRTGAVRLSDVTGEGPVIIAILRGFPDRQCPACAGQVADLVRHARYFQERNANVLLVYPGPASELRAKAKDFLKDTKLPSPFTMLLDPDYAFTNAYGLRWNAPQETAYPTTIVIGKDGKIDFVNISRTHRGRTTAATVLDQL, from the coding sequence ATGATTTCTAAAACCACTTTGCCAGCACTAGCATTGGCTGCTGTAACCAGCAGTTTCATGTGCAGTGGATCCGCGATCGCGGCTGACACGTCCTTCCCAGCAATTCAATCGGAACCAGAAGTCGGACGCTTGGCCAAGGACTTCGAGCTCGAGGTGGCCGCAGGTCAGCGGACAGGAGCGGTCCGATTGAGCGACGTCACCGGCGAAGGCCCGGTCATCATCGCGATTTTGAGAGGGTTCCCTGATCGCCAATGCCCCGCCTGCGCCGGACAGGTCGCTGATTTGGTTCGGCACGCTCGATATTTCCAAGAACGCAACGCAAATGTTTTGCTGGTCTATCCCGGTCCCGCATCAGAGCTGAGGGCCAAAGCCAAAGACTTTCTGAAAGACACCAAATTGCCATCGCCGTTCACGATGCTATTGGACCCTGACTACGCGTTCACCAATGCTTATGGCCTGCGTTGGAACGCGCCACAAGAAACCGCCTACCCAACGACCATTGTGATCGGCAAAGATGGCAAAATTGATTTTGTAAACATCAGCCGAACTCACCGAGGTCGCACGACAGCGGCCACCGTTCTGGATCAACTTTGA
- a CDS encoding oxidoreductase family protein, producing MTLTPESATWLQNVSGASSIEDVQQVQTLWSGYGQILRVKLKQPSWPDLASNTTACQATNVIVKQISPPGLNEPSGGHPRGWNTSQSHRRKLQSYEVESAFYAQHSSRCNEFCRVAKCFAQADLPSGQIMVLEDLDDAGFPVRHHSLDATGVNQGLQWLANFHATFLHSAKQADRNWADRDQADQWSELWPVGTYWHLATRPDELDAMPSGTLKDAASALDDRLNQSEFQTLVHGDAKVANMCFADDPNRFPAMVDFQYVGRSCGMKDVAYFLSSCMSESDCERNESRYLATYFEALHDAMSTRGIDQVDFATLESSWRHLYPIAWADFVRFLEGWCPGHAKLTGYSRRMVEIAMDHLNDKHDRSASD from the coding sequence TTGACACTGACACCCGAATCGGCCACTTGGCTGCAAAACGTCTCAGGAGCATCTTCGATCGAAGATGTTCAGCAGGTCCAAACGCTCTGGAGTGGCTACGGACAAATCCTGCGAGTCAAACTGAAACAACCAAGCTGGCCGGATCTGGCCTCGAACACAACGGCGTGCCAAGCAACCAACGTCATCGTCAAACAAATCTCACCGCCCGGTTTGAACGAACCGAGCGGCGGACACCCTCGCGGCTGGAACACGTCACAATCTCACCGCCGCAAACTTCAATCCTACGAAGTTGAGTCGGCCTTCTACGCTCAGCACTCCAGCCGATGCAACGAGTTCTGCCGCGTCGCGAAATGCTTCGCACAGGCTGACCTTCCATCGGGCCAAATCATGGTCTTGGAAGATTTAGACGACGCAGGATTCCCTGTGCGGCACCACAGTCTCGACGCCACCGGAGTCAACCAAGGCCTTCAATGGCTCGCGAATTTCCATGCCACGTTCTTGCACTCAGCGAAACAGGCCGACCGAAATTGGGCCGATCGAGACCAGGCTGATCAGTGGAGTGAACTCTGGCCCGTTGGAACTTACTGGCACCTCGCGACTCGCCCAGATGAACTCGATGCGATGCCCAGCGGAACGCTCAAAGATGCCGCGTCCGCACTGGACGATCGGCTCAATCAAAGTGAGTTTCAAACGCTGGTGCACGGCGACGCGAAAGTCGCCAACATGTGTTTCGCGGACGATCCAAACCGGTTTCCCGCGATGGTCGACTTTCAATACGTGGGCCGCAGTTGCGGGATGAAGGACGTCGCCTATTTCCTGAGCAGTTGCATGAGCGAATCAGATTGCGAACGAAACGAATCACGCTACCTCGCCACCTACTTCGAAGCCTTGCATGACGCCATGTCCACTCGCGGCATCGATCAAGTCGACTTCGCAACGCTGGAATCCTCGTGGCGACATCTGTACCCGATCGCATGGGCGGATTTTGTTCGCTTCCTGGAAGGCTGGTGCCCCGGACACGCGAAACTGACGGGATATTCGCGACGCATGGTTGAGATTGCGATGGACCATTTGAACGATAAGCACGACCGCTCGGCAAGCGACTAA
- a CDS encoding sulfatase: protein MLIRSFLSMALLPLLAIATSSLATGDENSPPNVVFFLVDDLGYMDIGANNPDTFYETPNIDQLSKSGTRFTDGYAANPVCSPTRYSILTGKYPTRVDATNFFTGTRPGKFRPAPLNNRMPLEEVTLAESLKASGYATFFAGKWHLGPSEEYWPEHQGFDVNQGGHNAGGPYSGKRYFSPFENPRLEDNTTGEHLPDRLAKEASKFIEQHKDEPFLTYLSFYSVHTPLMAPPELVQKYKDKAKRLGLTDKEAFGEEEKVWGKADWKGRPVRQLQSHATYAAMVEAMDRAVGRVLKQIDDLGLTEETIVILTSDNGGLSTSEGWPTSNLPLRGGKGWIYEGGIREAFMIRAPGITKPGTTCSEPVCSIDFYPTILDLCGQAAPKEKTLDGVSLQPLLRGEESLDRESLYWHYPHYSNQGGFPGGAIREGDWKLVERYEDGQVHLYNLQEDIGELNDVASQNAHRVAAMRDRLHRWYKDVDAKFLQPKDGQQPWHPFED from the coding sequence ATGCTGATCCGCTCATTCCTTTCGATGGCTTTGCTACCGCTTTTGGCCATCGCAACATCCTCACTCGCGACGGGCGATGAAAACTCGCCGCCCAACGTCGTGTTCTTCCTGGTCGATGACCTGGGATACATGGACATCGGTGCCAACAACCCGGATACGTTTTACGAAACGCCAAACATCGATCAGCTGTCGAAATCGGGAACACGATTCACGGACGGCTACGCGGCCAATCCGGTTTGCAGCCCAACCCGGTACAGCATTCTGACGGGCAAGTATCCGACGCGAGTCGACGCGACCAATTTCTTCACCGGTACACGCCCGGGCAAATTCCGGCCCGCGCCGCTGAACAACCGAATGCCACTGGAGGAAGTCACGCTCGCGGAGTCGTTGAAAGCCTCCGGCTATGCGACCTTTTTCGCTGGCAAATGGCACCTCGGACCATCCGAAGAATACTGGCCCGAGCATCAAGGTTTTGACGTCAACCAAGGCGGTCACAACGCCGGCGGTCCATACAGCGGCAAACGATACTTTTCTCCGTTCGAAAATCCGCGTCTGGAAGACAACACCACCGGCGAACACCTTCCAGATCGCCTTGCCAAAGAAGCCTCCAAGTTCATCGAGCAACACAAAGACGAACCGTTCCTCACGTACCTGTCGTTCTACAGCGTCCACACTCCGTTGATGGCTCCGCCTGAACTGGTGCAGAAATACAAAGACAAAGCCAAGCGTCTCGGCCTGACCGACAAAGAAGCTTTTGGTGAAGAAGAAAAAGTCTGGGGAAAGGCTGATTGGAAAGGACGCCCCGTGCGTCAGCTTCAAAGCCACGCGACCTACGCGGCCATGGTCGAAGCAATGGACCGAGCCGTCGGCCGCGTTCTCAAGCAAATTGATGACCTTGGTTTGACCGAAGAAACCATCGTGATCTTGACCTCGGACAACGGCGGCCTGAGCACTTCGGAAGGCTGGCCAACATCCAACCTGCCGCTGCGAGGAGGCAAGGGCTGGATCTACGAGGGCGGTATCCGAGAGGCGTTCATGATTCGAGCCCCCGGGATCACAAAGCCGGGCACGACGTGCAGCGAACCGGTCTGCAGCATCGATTTCTATCCCACCATCTTGGACCTTTGTGGGCAGGCCGCACCGAAAGAAAAGACGCTCGACGGCGTGTCCCTTCAACCGTTGCTACGCGGTGAAGAATCGCTGGACCGCGAATCGCTTTACTGGCACTACCCTCACTACAGCAACCAAGGTGGCTTCCCCGGTGGCGCCATTCGCGAAGGCGACTGGAAACTGGTTGAGCGATACGAGGACGGCCAAGTGCACCTGTACAACCTGCAAGAAGACATCGGCGAACTCAATGATGTCGCGAGCCAAAACGCCCATCGAGTGGCCGCGATGCGCGACCGACTTCACCGTTGGTACAAAGACGTGGATGCGAAATTCCTTCAGCCCAAAGATGGCCAACAACCCTGGCATCCGTTCGAGGACTGA
- a CDS encoding ATP-dependent helicase, translating into MSTFDVAGLNPPQAKAVQTLSGPLLVLAGAGTGKTRVVTFRIANLIKHGTKPDRILAVTFTNKAAGEMQDRVGELLGYKNQKRKRGQKGPPKPTISTFHAQCVRILREHAPAIGFPATFAIYDRSDQESLARAILRELRLPNAALKPGDMLSIISGWKSASVFPEQAMSIASTDKEHFAASGYRRYQNGLRARGAMDFDDLLLHTETLFSEHTEIRDREANKYDHVLVDEYQDTNGSQYRITKHLTEAHRNLCVVGDDDQSIYAWRGADVSHILSFSKDWPDAKVVWLEDNYRSTGAILEMANTLIDFNTVRHDKVLKPYRPSGKRPRIVQHKDEQAEAETVVREIKHLIDNEHIQPKDISILFRTNEQPRLFETELRKHDVPYVMLGSQSFFDRREVRDIVAYLKWINQPDDEISLLRVINTPARGLSNKSVRMLIDRAVAKGIPVWQVMNDPESVADLTPAALRGIDQLKQLLGDVQQRLSNETMREGLETLLQRTAYADEIARLYDQPDERESRMASIGEVANAVAAYEDKNEEPDLSGFLSDIALAGREMGSEKDKLAMKNAVWLLTMHAAKGLEFPVVYMVGMEDGILPHSRTLKGGMDEDIAEERRLCYVGITRAQDQLTMSLALTRRKWGKPRPTKPSMFLYEITGQADNPNKYRKRKQGATRS; encoded by the coding sequence TTGAGCACGTTTGATGTTGCGGGTCTAAACCCGCCACAAGCCAAGGCGGTGCAGACTTTGTCTGGCCCGCTTCTGGTGCTCGCCGGTGCTGGCACGGGAAAAACCCGTGTGGTGACATTTCGCATTGCGAACTTGATCAAGCATGGCACGAAGCCAGATCGCATTCTCGCGGTCACGTTCACCAACAAAGCGGCTGGTGAAATGCAGGATCGCGTGGGCGAACTGCTGGGCTACAAAAACCAAAAGCGAAAACGCGGCCAAAAAGGCCCGCCCAAGCCCACGATCAGCACGTTCCATGCTCAGTGCGTGAGAATCCTTCGCGAGCACGCACCTGCGATTGGTTTCCCCGCGACGTTCGCGATCTATGACCGCAGTGACCAAGAGTCGCTCGCACGTGCAATTCTGCGGGAACTACGGCTGCCCAACGCGGCGTTGAAACCCGGCGACATGCTTTCGATCATCAGCGGTTGGAAAAGTGCGTCGGTGTTTCCTGAGCAAGCGATGAGCATCGCGAGCACCGACAAAGAGCACTTCGCCGCGTCGGGATATCGTCGCTACCAGAATGGTCTGCGAGCACGCGGGGCCATGGACTTCGATGACTTGCTGCTGCACACCGAGACTCTGTTTAGCGAGCACACCGAAATCCGTGATCGTGAAGCAAACAAGTATGACCACGTGCTCGTTGACGAATATCAAGACACGAACGGCAGTCAGTACCGAATCACAAAGCACTTGACGGAAGCACACCGCAACCTGTGCGTTGTCGGCGACGATGATCAGTCGATCTACGCGTGGCGAGGTGCGGACGTATCGCACATTCTCAGCTTCAGCAAGGATTGGCCGGACGCGAAGGTGGTTTGGTTGGAGGACAACTATCGCAGCACCGGTGCCATCCTGGAGATGGCGAACACGCTGATCGACTTCAACACCGTTCGTCACGACAAGGTGCTCAAGCCGTATCGTCCGTCGGGCAAGCGTCCTCGGATCGTGCAGCACAAGGACGAGCAGGCCGAGGCAGAAACCGTTGTTCGTGAGATCAAGCACTTGATCGACAACGAACACATCCAGCCCAAGGACATCTCAATTCTGTTTCGCACCAACGAGCAACCGCGGTTGTTCGAAACGGAGTTGCGAAAGCACGATGTGCCTTATGTGATGCTGGGTAGCCAGTCGTTCTTTGATCGACGGGAAGTCCGGGACATCGTGGCTTATCTGAAATGGATCAATCAGCCCGACGATGAGATCTCGTTGTTGCGTGTGATCAACACTCCCGCTCGTGGACTGAGCAACAAGTCCGTGCGGATGTTAATTGATCGAGCTGTCGCGAAAGGTATCCCGGTTTGGCAGGTGATGAACGACCCCGAGTCGGTCGCTGACCTGACGCCCGCGGCGCTGCGAGGAATCGATCAGCTGAAGCAGTTGCTCGGTGACGTGCAACAGCGGCTGTCCAATGAAACGATGCGAGAAGGTCTCGAGACCTTGTTGCAGCGGACCGCCTACGCGGACGAGATCGCACGTCTGTATGACCAGCCCGATGAACGTGAGTCACGCATGGCGTCGATCGGCGAAGTCGCCAACGCCGTCGCCGCCTACGAGGACAAGAACGAAGAACCGGATCTATCAGGGTTCTTGTCCGACATCGCGCTTGCCGGTCGAGAGATGGGCAGCGAGAAGGACAAGCTGGCGATGAAGAACGCCGTGTGGTTGCTGACCATGCATGCGGCGAAAGGTTTGGAGTTCCCGGTTGTTTACATGGTCGGCATGGAAGATGGCATTCTGCCGCACAGCCGAACGCTCAAGGGTGGGATGGACGAAGACATCGCCGAAGAACGGCGATTGTGTTACGTCGGGATCACTCGAGCTCAAGACCAACTGACAATGTCGCTGGCGCTGACGCGTCGGAAATGGGGCAAGCCTCGTCCGACCAAGCCAAGCATGTTCCTGTACGAGATCACCGGCCAAGCCGATAATCCGAACAAGTATCGAAAGCGGAAGCAGGGCGCGACACGGTCCTAG
- the rpmA gene encoding 50S ribosomal protein L27: protein MAHKKGQGSSRNGRDSNAQRRGVKKFGGEAVIAGNILVRQVGTKFHPGAGVGMGNDYTLFALVDGKVRFDREGRRVNIDVA from the coding sequence ATGGCACACAAAAAGGGTCAGGGCAGCAGCCGCAACGGTCGTGACAGCAACGCGCAACGCCGCGGTGTCAAGAAATTCGGCGGTGAAGCCGTTATCGCCGGCAACATTTTGGTCCGTCAGGTCGGAACAAAGTTCCACCCAGGTGCCGGCGTCGGAATGGGCAACGACTACACCTTGTTCGCGTTGGTCGACGGCAAAGTCCGTTTTGACCGCGAAGGTCGTCGCGTCAACATTGACGTTGCCTGA
- a CDS encoding sigma-70 family RNA polymerase sigma factor, with the protein MHTSYRNIAVKELRDQLSRFSPRAKKIEQSLLAEKLLSEVQPDRDYSMDYVTFRITNYRPESALRQTIASADLVHDLRLLIEDLSDSADIGANEAGEHVHTVADLSRNFHVSTKTISRWRDAGLVSRKFLFGKRKRVGFLNSSVDRFIANNRDKVRRGERFSQLSDNEKTEMVERARQLVEGGATFAEVIQQIATIMHRSPETVRYTLKNFDAKNRQLAIFPHHRETLSEEDKRVIHQLQLHGATIPQLCKRFKRTRTSIQRILNEVRMQHLLEMPLEYIYNEDFEDTTRESEYLAEMPVAETARKVRAPSELPSYLAALYDVPLLTREQEGHLFRKMNYLKHRANKLRQSLTDADRMDTAVMDQIQSLYEEAVKVKNKIVQANLRLVVSIAKRHVASAEDFFSLISDGNMSLIRAVEKFDYSRGNKFSTYASWAIMKNFARTIPNEFKHRDRFRATPDEMFVAHQDERLDPYLEETVQLQRQRELARILDRLDEREQKIITARFGLQRGVEPLTLKEVGEEMGVTKERVRQLEARALSKLRDAARDAKIDVELGAS; encoded by the coding sequence ATGCATACGTCTTACCGAAACATTGCTGTCAAAGAACTTCGCGATCAATTGTCTCGATTTAGCCCTCGAGCCAAGAAGATCGAGCAGTCCCTTTTGGCCGAAAAATTGCTGTCGGAAGTTCAACCCGATCGCGATTATTCGATGGATTACGTCACGTTCCGCATCACCAACTACCGCCCCGAATCGGCACTTAGGCAAACGATCGCCTCGGCCGATTTGGTGCACGACCTGCGTCTGCTGATCGAAGACCTTTCGGATTCGGCCGACATCGGTGCCAACGAAGCTGGCGAGCACGTGCACACCGTGGCCGACCTCAGCCGCAACTTCCATGTTTCCACCAAGACGATCAGTCGCTGGCGTGATGCCGGATTGGTCAGCCGGAAGTTCCTATTTGGCAAACGCAAACGTGTTGGTTTCCTCAACAGCAGCGTCGATCGATTCATCGCAAACAATCGCGACAAGGTCCGTCGCGGCGAACGCTTCAGCCAACTGTCGGACAACGAAAAGACCGAGATGGTCGAACGCGCTCGTCAGTTGGTCGAAGGCGGAGCCACCTTCGCCGAAGTGATCCAACAAATTGCGACGATCATGCATCGTTCGCCCGAAACGGTTCGCTACACGCTGAAGAACTTCGACGCGAAGAATCGCCAACTTGCGATCTTCCCGCATCACCGTGAAACGCTCAGCGAAGAAGACAAGCGAGTCATCCACCAACTGCAGTTGCACGGTGCAACGATCCCGCAATTGTGCAAACGGTTCAAACGAACCCGCACGAGCATTCAACGCATTCTGAACGAAGTTCGAATGCAGCACTTGCTCGAAATGCCTCTGGAGTACATCTACAACGAAGACTTCGAAGACACGACCCGAGAGAGCGAATACCTGGCTGAAATGCCCGTTGCCGAAACCGCTCGCAAAGTGCGTGCTCCTTCGGAATTGCCGAGTTACTTGGCGGCTCTTTACGACGTGCCTTTGTTGACGCGGGAACAAGAGGGCCACCTCTTCCGCAAGATGAACTACCTGAAGCACCGTGCGAACAAACTGCGTCAGTCTTTGACGGACGCGGACCGCATGGATACCGCGGTGATGGATCAAATCCAATCGCTGTACGAAGAAGCTGTCAAAGTGAAGAACAAGATCGTGCAAGCGAACTTGCGATTGGTTGTCTCGATCGCGAAACGCCACGTCGCCTCCGCGGAAGACTTCTTCTCGCTGATCAGTGACGGCAACATGTCCCTGATCCGAGCGGTTGAAAAATTCGATTACTCGCGAGGCAACAAGTTCAGCACCTACGCTTCTTGGGCGATCATGAAGAACTTCGCTCGGACAATTCCGAACGAGTTCAAACATCGCGATCGCTTCCGAGCGACCCCGGACGAAATGTTCGTTGCACATCAAGACGAGCGTTTGGACCCGTACTTGGAAGAAACCGTTCAATTGCAACGTCAACGCGAGTTGGCTCGCATCCTGGACCGTTTGGATGAACGAGAACAGAAAATCATCACCGCTCGATTCGGTTTGCAACGCGGCGTGGAACCGTTGACCTTGAAGGAGGTTGGCGAGGAAATGGGCGTGACGAAAGAACGAGTGCGTCAACTGGAAGCTCGTGCACTCAGCAAACTGCGTGACGCGGCGCGAGACGCCAAAATCGATGTCGAACTGGGCGCCAGCTGA
- a CDS encoding sulfatase-like hydrolase/transferase: protein MPRSMIAACLALGTLFLNLTANQSFADERPNIIFIFADDLCFDSIAELGNEEVETPNLDRLAREGTSFNHTYNMGSWSGAVCLASRTMLNSGRFVWQAQEIYNQSEKERVEGRWWGEMMKAAGYRTYMTGKWHCRANAEKSFDVVRDTRPGMPKDFPEGYNRPIEGQPDPWSPSDPKWGGFWEGGTHWSEVIANHSDDFFADAAQHDEPAFMYLAFNATHDPRQAPQEYLDKYPAENIVVPANYQPLHPYAEEIGCGRKLRDERLAPFPRTEYAVRVHRREYYALLTHMDAMIGRILDAVEASDKADNTWIFFTADHGLAVGQHGLLGKQNPYDHSVRVPFLVKGPGVKPGARIDEPIYLQDVMPTTLELAKFEKPEHVDFHSVLPLMDGAVTPYPAIYGSYLDLQRSIRTPEHKLIVFPKAKTVQLFDMQNDPGEQTDLATNPAMQPIVKHLFEQLQSLQKELGDDLELSGELIGS from the coding sequence ATGCCTCGCTCAATGATCGCGGCGTGCCTTGCTCTGGGCACGCTGTTTCTGAACCTCACCGCGAACCAATCTTTCGCGGATGAACGCCCCAACATCATCTTCATTTTCGCGGATGACCTCTGCTTCGATTCCATCGCGGAACTTGGCAACGAAGAGGTCGAGACGCCCAACCTCGACCGCCTGGCCCGCGAAGGAACCTCGTTCAACCACACCTACAACATGGGTTCGTGGAGCGGAGCGGTTTGCTTGGCCAGCCGCACGATGCTGAACTCAGGACGCTTCGTTTGGCAGGCGCAAGAGATCTACAATCAATCCGAAAAGGAGCGTGTTGAAGGGCGTTGGTGGGGCGAGATGATGAAGGCCGCCGGATACCGCACCTACATGACCGGGAAATGGCATTGTCGGGCCAATGCCGAGAAGTCCTTCGACGTCGTTCGGGACACCCGTCCGGGAATGCCCAAAGATTTCCCCGAGGGATACAACCGCCCGATCGAAGGCCAACCCGATCCGTGGTCGCCGTCCGACCCAAAGTGGGGTGGCTTTTGGGAAGGTGGCACGCACTGGAGCGAAGTCATCGCGAACCACTCCGACGATTTCTTCGCCGACGCGGCCCAACATGACGAGCCCGCGTTCATGTACTTGGCGTTCAACGCCACGCACGATCCTCGCCAAGCTCCACAGGAATACCTCGATAAGTATCCAGCAGAAAACATCGTGGTCCCGGCCAACTATCAACCGCTGCATCCTTATGCGGAAGAAATTGGATGTGGACGCAAACTTCGTGACGAGCGTCTGGCTCCGTTTCCACGAACTGAATACGCCGTTCGAGTTCACCGCCGCGAGTACTACGCGTTGCTGACGCACATGGACGCGATGATCGGGCGTATTCTCGATGCGGTCGAAGCTTCCGACAAAGCTGACAACACATGGATTTTCTTCACCGCCGATCACGGTCTCGCTGTCGGCCAACATGGTCTTCTTGGAAAGCAAAACCCGTACGACCACAGCGTCCGCGTGCCGTTCCTCGTCAAAGGTCCTGGCGTCAAACCCGGTGCACGCATTGACGAGCCGATCTACTTGCAAGACGTGATGCCAACGACGCTGGAACTGGCAAAGTTCGAAAAGCCCGAACATGTCGACTTCCACAGCGTTCTACCGTTGATGGATGGAGCGGTGACACCCTACCCAGCCATCTACGGAAGTTACCTGGATCTTCAACGCAGCATTCGCACGCCTGAACACAAGCTCATCGTGTTCCCCAAGGCCAAAACAGTGCAACTGTTTGACATGCAAAATGATCCCGGCGAGCAAACCGACCTAGCCACCAATCCCGCCATGCAACCCATCGTCAAACACCTCTTCGAGCAACTCCAAAGCCTGCAAAAAGAACTCGGCGACGACCTCGAACTTTCCGGCGAACTGATC